The Heliangelus exortis chromosome 21, bHelExo1.hap1, whole genome shotgun sequence genome includes a window with the following:
- the LOC139806022 gene encoding claudin-4-like isoform X1: MCPAPSSPSLHPPSGVVLGLGQAGCPVLPTLNGRCSAPLCFAVLYHPQHPSRVGDGQPGAPVPQPPLPPPPEILRSVLWSPRDPGRTPTSIPASDIAPLPGPPRLPEGVAEVLSMAMMTMQLGGLMLAILGWLGSILTCALPMWKVTAFIGSNIVVAQVFWEGLWMNCVYESTGQMQCKAYDSLLELTSDLQVARALVVTSIFVAAFAFLTALLGADCTRCVDDKGTKTRISIVAGVIFVLASIMLLIPVSWSANSIVSNFYNPMVPEALKRELGAALYIGWASSALQLFGGGILCCSGPPSQQDPYPKKYRAVKTCSSMGYPMQDYV, translated from the exons ATGtgcccagccccctcctccccctccctgcatcccccgAGTGGGGTGGTGCTCGGGCTGGGGCAGGCGGGGTGCCCCGTCCTTCCCACATTAAACGGCCGCTGCTCTGCCCCGCTGTGCTTTGCTGTTCTTTACCATCCCCAACACCCGTCTCGGGTGGGAGATGGACAGCCCGGTGCTCCTGTGCCGCAgcccccccttcctccccccccggAGATCCTCAGGTCTGTTCTCTGGAGCCCCCGTGACCCCGGCCGTACCCCGACGTCTATCCCAGCATCAGACATCGCTCCCCTCCCCGGGCCACCCCGGCTCCCCGAGGGGGTGGCAGAG gtGCTGTCCATGGCCATGATGACAATGCAGCTGGGTGGGCTGATGCTGGCCATACTGGGCTGGCTGGGCTCCATCCTCACCTGTGCACTGCCCATGTGGAAGGTGACAGCCTTCATCGGCTCCAACATCGTGGTGGCTCAGGTCTTTTGGGAAGGGCTGTGGATGAACTGTGTGTACGAAAGCACGGGGCAGATGCAGTGCAAGGCCTACGACTCCCTGCTGGAGCTCACCTCTGACTTGCAAGTGGCTCGTGCCTTGGTGGTCACTTCCATCTTCGTCGCTGCCTTCGCCTTCCTCACTGCCCTCTTGGGTGCAGACTGCACCCGTTGTGTGGACGACAAGGGCACCAAGACCAGGATCTCCATCGTGGCAGGTGTCATCTTCGTCCTGGCCAGCATCATGCTGCTCATCCCCGTCTCCTGGTCTGCTAACAGCATCGTCAGCAACTTCTACAACCCCATGGTGCCCGAGGCCCTCAAGAgagagctgggggctgccctCTACATTGGCTGGGCCTCCAGTGCCCTCCAGCTTTTTGGTGGGGGcatcctgtgctgctcaggaccCCCATCCCAGCAGGACCCTTACCCCAAGAAGTACAGAGCAGTGAAAACCTGCAGCTCGATGGGCTACCCCATGCAAGACTATGTGTGA
- the METTL27 gene encoding LOW QUALITY PROTEIN: methyltransferase-like protein 27 (The sequence of the model RefSeq protein was modified relative to this genomic sequence to represent the inferred CDS: inserted 2 bases in 1 codon), translated as MRVLAVRVLVVRVWAVHGGAELSDLLLVCDGWAACYEQNAAALEYRAPHLAAASVASAFPXAWLLHVVCGTGEVPGAEEGGLSRQGGEVTVPSIRLSPQLQRRGFRCLHGVDGSPGMLERARSTGLYRELRQCPCPQVAEHCDAVTVGGARGEGQVPVTALPELLRVTAPGGSLCLTSQTNPSSLRYRAELEAALGRQGAWHWVLAQEVEHWEKATSEEESTQGTGNISGMLCIHGKCPVPALQQGSGGRGVGVVCTF; from the exons ATGCGGGTGCTGGCGGTGCGGGTGTTGGTGGTGCGGGTGTGGGCGGTGCATGGGGGTGCGGAGCTGTCGGATCTGCTGCTAGTGTGTGATGGTTGGGCCGCCTGCTACGAGCAG AATGCGGCGGCACTGGAGTATCGGGCACCGCACTTGGCCGCCGCCTCGGTTGCCTCCGCCTTCCC GGCGTGGCTGCTCCACGTAGTCTGTGGCACCGGGGAGGTACCGGGGGCGGAGGAGGGGGGACTCTCCCGGCAGGGCGGAGAGGTGACGGTACCGTCCATCCGTCTGTCCCCGCAGCTCCAACGCCGCGGCTTCCGCTGCCTGCACGGTGTGGACGGCAGCCCGGGGATGCTGGAGCGGGCGCGGAGCACCGGGCTCTACCGGGAGCTGCGGCAGTGCCCCTGCCCGCAGGTAGCGG AGCACTGCGATGCCGTGACCGTGGGTGGGGCCCGGGGCGAGGGGCAGGTGCCTGTCACAGCCTTGCCGGAGCTGCTGCGGGTCACAGCCC CAGGAGGTTCCCTCTGCCTGACCAGCCAGACCAACCCGTCCAGCCTGCGGTACcgggcagagctggaggcagcGCTGGGGAGGCAGGGAGCCTGGCATTGGGTGCTGGCCCAGGAGGTGGAGCACTGGGAAAAGGCCACCTCCGAGGAGGAGAGCACCCAGGGCACCGGCAACATCTCCGGGATGCTTTGCATCCATGGGAAATGCCCCGTGCCCGCCCTCCAGCAGGGCTCAGGGGGTCGGGGTGTGGGTGTGGTGTGTACCTTTTAG
- the LOC139806023 gene encoding claudin-4-like yields the protein MGAARILSVIAAGRNASGGIPGNWFYPSVRCRRQDGGCGSAPPSARAYNACHGPVGQHCSAGGGQGCWQRAMASMGLQVLGIALSVIGWLASILCCALPMWRETAFIGNNIVVAQIIWEGLWMNCVVQSTGQMQCKVYDSVLALPQDLQAARAMVVVAIVLAVLGTLLAVTGGKCTNCVEDDTAKAKVMILSGIIFIVAGTLILIPISWSANTIIQDFYNPLVTNSQKRDLGSSLYVGWVASALLLLGGGILCCTCPPRAEKPYAAKFTAARSLPDSNYV from the coding sequence ATGGGAGCAGCCAGGATATTAAGTGTCATTGCTGCAGGGAGAAACGCAAGTGGAGGAATCCCGGGAAACTGGTTTTACCCCTCTGTCCGGTGCAGGCGGCAGGACGGCGGCTGCGGCAGCGCTCCTCCCTCAGCGAGGGCATATAATGCCTGCCATGGCCCCGTGGGACAGCACTGCTCTGCGGGAGGTGGGCAGGGGTGCTGGCAGCGGGCAATGGCCTCCATGGGGCTGCAGGTGCTGGGCATTGCCCTCTCTGTCATCGGCTGGCTGGCCTCCATCCTCTGCTGTGCGTTGCCCATGTGGCGGGAGACGGCCTTCATCGGCAACAACATCGTGGTGGCCCAGATCATCTGGGAAGGGCTGTGGATGAACTGCGTGGTGCAGAGCACGGGGCAGATGCAGTGCAAGGTCTACGACTCCGTGCTGGCCCTGCCGCAGGACCTGCAAGCCGCCCGTGCCATGGTGGTAGTGGCCATCGTCTTGGCCGTCCTGGGCACCCTGCTTGCTGTCACTGGCGGCAAGTGCACCAACTGTGTGGAGGACGACACCGCCAAAGCCAAGGTCATGATCCTCTCTGGCATCATCTTCATCGTCGCCGGCaccctcatcctcatccccatctcTTGGTCGGCCAACACCATCATCCAGGATTTCTACAACCCACTGGTCACCAACTCCCAGAAGCGGGACCTGGGGTCATCCCTCTACGTGGGCTGGGTggcctctgctctcctgctgcttgGGGGGGGGATCCTCTGCTGCACCTGCCCACCCCGGGCTGAGAAGCCCTACGCTGCCAAGTTCACGGCTGCTCGCTCACTGCCAGACAGCAACTACGTCTAG
- the LOC139806022 gene encoding claudin-4-like isoform X2, protein MAMMTMQLGGLMLAILGWLGSILTCALPMWKVTAFIGSNIVVAQVFWEGLWMNCVYESTGQMQCKAYDSLLELTSDLQVARALVVTSIFVAAFAFLTALLGADCTRCVDDKGTKTRISIVAGVIFVLASIMLLIPVSWSANSIVSNFYNPMVPEALKRELGAALYIGWASSALQLFGGGILCCSGPPSQQDPYPKKYRAVKTCSSMGYPMQDYV, encoded by the coding sequence ATGGCCATGATGACAATGCAGCTGGGTGGGCTGATGCTGGCCATACTGGGCTGGCTGGGCTCCATCCTCACCTGTGCACTGCCCATGTGGAAGGTGACAGCCTTCATCGGCTCCAACATCGTGGTGGCTCAGGTCTTTTGGGAAGGGCTGTGGATGAACTGTGTGTACGAAAGCACGGGGCAGATGCAGTGCAAGGCCTACGACTCCCTGCTGGAGCTCACCTCTGACTTGCAAGTGGCTCGTGCCTTGGTGGTCACTTCCATCTTCGTCGCTGCCTTCGCCTTCCTCACTGCCCTCTTGGGTGCAGACTGCACCCGTTGTGTGGACGACAAGGGCACCAAGACCAGGATCTCCATCGTGGCAGGTGTCATCTTCGTCCTGGCCAGCATCATGCTGCTCATCCCCGTCTCCTGGTCTGCTAACAGCATCGTCAGCAACTTCTACAACCCCATGGTGCCCGAGGCCCTCAAGAgagagctgggggctgccctCTACATTGGCTGGGCCTCCAGTGCCCTCCAGCTTTTTGGTGGGGGcatcctgtgctgctcaggaccCCCATCCCAGCAGGACCCTTACCCCAAGAAGTACAGAGCAGTGAAAACCTGCAGCTCGATGGGCTACCCCATGCAAGACTATGTGTGA